The genomic interval TCGATGTATTTTATGGGCAAGATGTTAATTTAGCTCCAGCTGGTGGTAATGAAGCATATATTAGTCAATATATTGACCATCAAGTGTTTGATAATGAGAATGGTTTTGTCGTTTGTTCAAGACAGAATATGTTTCAACCAGCTTATTTACAAATTGGTTCAATGACAAAAAATATAGCTTATGCGACAGATGGTTTTCAATTTTTTGGAAAAGGTTTTAAAACAAAAAGACAACCTGCTGCACTTAATCAAAAAGAATTATCTAGTCAAGTATATCAATATGAGTTTGCCTATACTTGTTTACAATCAGAATCAATTGATTTAATTGATGAAGAGAATATAGTTTTTTATGGTTTATATAAAGACGATCATAAAGAAGCAGTCACTCAAATTGAATATACTGAAGAAGTGTTAAATGACTATCATCAATTGACCACCAATGATTTCATAGGTAACTTTTCAAAGGTCTCATTATCTATTGATGTAGATGATGTGATTAATGGTTGTGATTTACAACTTGAAGAGGTAAATACTTTATTTCCTAATCGTTATCATGAAGAGTGTGATGAAGGATTATTATCATTCTATCTAAATAATAAATCACATGTTGTATTAAAAAGAAAAGAACAACTTGTTGAACGTCCTCATGGTCACATCTTGTTAAATGGTAATGTAAATGAAATAAAAGATAATGTTTATTCAACAACAAATTTTATGTATGGTATTTTTAATTCACAAATTGTTTGTGGAAATACTTCATTTAATAAAATGATTTCAAATGCGAGAAATGCGCTTAATCTACTAAAGACAAGTGGACAAAGAATATATGTTAAATTAAATGGATGCTATCAAATCTTAAATATGCCATCCGCTTATGAAATGGGACTTAATTATACGAAATGGTATTACAAACTATCAAATGAGATGATTATTGTTACCGTTTATACAAACTTTAATGGGCAAACCATTGTAATGGATATCGAGTCAACTAATCAACATGATTTTATGATTACAAACCACATGGTCATGGGAGTAGATGAATACGCTCATCAGATTGAGTATCTTAAAGAAGGAAATAGCTTAACCTTTAAAGTTGATTCTGATACATTTACAGCGAATCAATATCCTAACTTAACTTTTAAACTAGAATCAACACAAGATTTTACTGTTGTCCATGATGAAATTTTTTATGAAGACAAGTTAGATAGATGTGAACCTTTAGTGAATTTACTATTTAATCAAACTAAAAAGATTAGTTTACAAATAAAAGGTGATGTACATGGACAAATTGATGATAATAAAGTTAGTGATTTAAGTAGTGAATTAACTCAATTTATTAACTATTATCAAGAAAATGTGAATCATTTTAATATCAGTATTAATAATGAATCTAGCCAAGAAATCGATAAATTTAATTATTTAATATATTGGTATACACATAATGCTTTAATTCATTATGCTTCACCTCATGGATTAGAACAATATGGTGGAGCAGCTTGGGGAACTCGTGATGTTTGTCAAGGTCCTTTTGAGTATTTCTTAGCGACACAAAAATTTAGTATTTGTAAAGCAATTTTAAAGAAAGTTTATGCCCATCAATTCTTAGAAAATGGCGACTGGCCACAATGGTTTATGTTTGATAAATACAGTAATGTACAAGCAAGTGAAAGCCATGGAGATATTATTGTTTGGCCACTTCGATCATTAGCATTGTACTTAAAAGCAACAAGTGATTATTCGATATTAGATGAAGAAATGCCTTATGTAACCCTAAAGAATATGACATTTACAGAAGAAAAAGAAACCTTATTAAGCCATGTCAAAAAACAAATTGAACATATGACTGATAATCTTATTCAAAATACCCATTTATCGATCTATGGTGATGGTGATTGGGATGATACTTTACAACCAGCTAATCCTGAATTGAGAAAAAATATGGTGTCTGGTTGGACGACTGCTTTGACCTATGAAGCATTTCATTTATTAAGTGAATACTTAAATGAAGAGAATCTAGAATTAAAACAACTGTTAAAAGAGTTATCGATAAAAATTAAAGAAGATTATTTAGCATATGTCATAAAAGATAAAGTACCAGCTGGTTTCTTATTATTTGATCAAGATAAAATTAAATACATTGTTCATCCTGAAGATAAAAAGACAGGTGTTAAGTATCGTTTATTACCGATTAATCGTTGTTTTATTAGTGGTTTATTTGATAAAGAAGATGTTAATCATTACTTTGAATTAGTAAAAGAACATTTATATCATCCAGATGGTGTAAGATTAATGGATACAACAGTAAACTATCAGGGTGGAGTGAATACTTATTTTAAAAGGGCTGAACAAGCAGCGAATTTCGGTCGTGAAATTGGTTTACAGTATGTTCATGCACATATCCGTTTTGTTGAAGCAATGGCTAAAATTGGTTATAAAGATGAAGTTTATAAAGGATTAATGCGAATAAATCCAATTAATATACAAAAACATGTACCTAATGCTGAAATAAGACAAAGTAATTGTTATTTCTCTAGTTCTGATGCTAAATTCAACAATCGATATGAGGCAATGAAGAATTTTGATAAATTAAGAACAGGTGATGTTGCAGTAAAAGGTGGATGGAGAGTTTATTCTTCAGGTCCTGGGATTTATTTATATCAATTGATATGTAATTTTCTAGGAATAAGAATTGAACAAGGTGATTTATTATTAGACCCGCAAATTCCAACGTATTTAAATGGTCTTACTTTCCAATATAGATATATGAATAAAATAATTAATTTCCATTATCAAATGAAAGAAAATCAAAAAATCAACCAAATAACTATCAATGGAAATGAAGTTAAGTTTTCTAATATAGTTAATCCTTATCGAGTTGGAGGAGCTATCATCAAAAAAGAAGTATTAGAGAAATATTTAACAGAAGATATCAATAAAATTAATATTATGTTGTAAGGTGGAAAGATGAAAGAATTACAGATTAAAGAGGAAATGAGATCAATTAAACGTGATCCATTACCAAAGCGCACAAATGAAGAAATTAATCAATTAGTTAATGATTTAATGTCAAAAATGACATTAAAAGAAAAAATTGGTCAACTTTATCAAACCACCCATGATGGAGCAGCGATAACTGGACCTAGTTATGATGCCTCACAAAATAAAAAATTAATCAATGAAGGATTGATTGGTTCTTTTCTAGGGTTGTATGATAATATGGAAATTTATCGATTACAAAAGGAAGCAGTAGAAAATACGAGATTAGGTATCCCACTTTTCTTTGCTAATGATATTATTCATGGTTGTAGAACAAGTTTTCCACATAACTTAGCGATGGCTTGTTCGTGGGATCCAAAATTAATCGAAGAAGCATCTTCTGTTGCTGCTTATGAATCTAGTCATAGTGGGATTAATATGACATTCTCCCCTATGTTAGATATTGTTAGAGATCCTAGATGGGGAAGAGTAATGGAGAGCTTTGGAGAAGACCCTTATTTAGGTCAGTTATATGCTAGAGCCTACGTAGATGGTTATCAACAAGATGATTTAACGAGTTATGATAGTGTCGGGGCTTGTGCTAAACATTTTGTTGGGTATGGTCAAATTGAAGGTGGACGAGATTATAATACCGTTGATATGTCAGAACGAGTACTACGACAATTTTATTTACCACCATTTGAGGCTGCAGTTGATGCTGGGTGTGAAGCAGTCATGTCTTCTTTTAATGTGTATGATAGTGTACCAGCAACAGCGAATAAATTTTTATTAAGAACTGTTTTAAAAGAAGGAATGAATTTCTCTGGATTTATAATTTCTGATTATACATCAAGTGGTGAAATCATTAATCATAAAATCGCAAGTGATATGAAAGAAGTTGCAAAAAAGTGTATTGAAGCAGGCCTAGATCATGAAATGGTTTCTAATTCTTATATTAATCATTTAGAAACATTAGTAAATGAAGGTAGTATTTCAGAGTCTTTAATTGATGATAGTTGTAGACGAATGTTAACATTTAAATATAAAATTGGATTATTTGATAATCCATATAAAAACATCTATTTAAATTTTGAAGATTATTGGTTAAAGGATGAAGATAGACAAAAAGCAAAAGAAGTAGCATTAAATTCTGTTGTATTATTAAAAAATGAAAAAGTTTTACCTCTAAAGACGAAAAAGATTGCCCTAATTGGACCTTTAGCGAAATCAAATCAGGTCATCGGTCCATGGTGTGGTAAGGCTAGAGATGAAGATTGTGTTTCATTGTATGATGGTCTAAAGAGAAAATTTGGAGACGCTATTGAAATTAATTATTCATTAGGTGTTGATTACAATTCTCATGATGAATCATTATTTAATGAAGCAATAGAAGCAGCAAAACTTTCAGATGTTATCGTACTTGCAATGGGAGAACAGCAATGGATGAGTGGGGAAGCTCAATCACGTGCTAGCATCGAGGTACCTGGTGGACAATTAAAATTATTAAAAGAATTACGTAAGCTAGGAAAAGAGATTGTTTTTGTCCTATTTACTGGCCGACCACTAGATTTACGTGAAGTAGAAAAAAATAGTGATGCCATTGTCTGTGCCTGGTTTTTAGGAAATGAAAGTGGGAATGCCCTAGCAGATATATTATATGGTGATTATAATCCATCTGGCAAATTAACAATGTCGTTTCCTTATGTGGTTGGACAAATACCAATTTATTATAATCATTTAAATACAGGTAGACCGTATGTTCCAGAAGATTTCTATCGAAGTAAATATAGTGATATTCCAAATAATCCGCTTTATCCATTTGGTTATGGATTAAGTTATACTGAGTTTTCCTATACCAATATTTCTTTTAATCAAGAAGAAGATGAGGTAAGCGTTCATTTTACCATAACAAATGAGGGAGATTTTGACGGAGTTGATATTCCTCAAGTCTATATTGAGGCAAAATCTTTTAGTGTTTCAAGACCGGTGAATGAATTAAAAGGCTTTAAGAAAGTTTTTCTTAAAGCAGGTGAGTCAAAAGAAATTATAATTAAGGTTAAAAAGAAAGAATTTGCTTACTATAATATTGAGATGAAAAAAGCTGTAGAATCTGGAGAATATTTAGTTAAATTAGCTAGAAATGCAGAAGATATCGTTTCAACAAAAACAATTTCATTTAGAGAGGAAATTAAATGAATCAATATATTTTAAAACAATTTGAAATGAAGACAAACCCTCAAGGAAATATTGAAAATATCATCCAAGGGAATAATTATCGCTTTACACTGTTAAATCACAAGGTAATCCGTATGGAGTATTCACAGAATAATCAATTTGAAGATAGAGCGTCACAAGTTGTTTTAAATCGATTTTTCCCAAAAGTTGATTTTAAACTAGTTGAAACGGATACTAGACTTGAAATTATTACGGATGATTTTCATTTATATTATCAAAAAGGAAAAGCATTTAATAAAGATACATTAAAGATTCGCTTACTAGAAAACAATGAATATTATCAATTCGGGATAAAAGATAACAATAATTTATTGTCAACATCAAGAACACTTGATGGGGTTGATGGTAAAATGGAACTTGAAGAGGGGTTAATTTCTCGAAGTGGTTATGCAGTGATTGATGATTCAAAAACTTTATTATTTAATGAAGATTCTTGGGTAGAGCCTAGACAAAATGATAATCTTGATTTTTATTATTTTGGATATGGACATAATTATAAGGCTTGTATTCAATTCTTTCATGAAATGAGTGGGAAGACACCTTTATTACCAAGGTATGTATTTGGTAATTGGTGGAGTCGATATTATGAATATACAGAAGATAGTTTAAAAGGTTTAATTGAATCATTTGAGAAGAATGATATTCCCTTATCAGTTTGTGTCATTGATATGGACTGGCATGTAACAGATATCCCTAAAGAATTAGGAAATGGATGGACAGGTTATACTTGGAATAATAATTTATTTCCAAATCCTAAAGGCATGTTAGATTATTTAAAAAATAAAAATTTAAAGGTGACACTAAATTTACATCCAGCACTTGGTATAAGAGCACATGAGGATTGTTATAATGATGTAACTGAGTTTATGGGTGTGGACCCTAAAACAAATGAAGCTATTGAATTTGATTGTGCTGATCCTAAATTTATGAATGCTTATTTTAATTTAGTCCATCACCCACATGAAACTATGGGAGTTGATTTTTGGTGGATTGATTGGCAACAAGGTGAAACGACTAAAATTGAAGGATTAGATCCTTTATGGATGTTAAATCATACTCATTATCTTGATATAACTCGTAATAATAATCGCTCGATAATCTTCTCACGCTGGGCAAAACTTGGCTCACATCGTTATCCAATTGGATTTTCAGGCGATACCCTTGTAACTTGGGATTCACTTGATTTTCAGCCTTATTTTACAGCGAATGCCGCGAATATTGGGTATAGTTATTGGTCCCATGATATAGGGGGACATTTCTTAGGTAAAGAAGAAGCAGAGTTATATACTAGATGGGTTCAATTTGGGGTATTCTCTCCAGTATTTAGACTGCATAGTTCGAAAAATCCTTTTACTAGAAGAGAACCATGGAACTGGAATGAAAAGACGTTTAAAATCGTTAAAGACTTTATGCAGTTAAGACATAAACTGGTTCCTTACTTGTATACAATGTCTTATAGAAACTATGAAGAGAACTTACCAATGATTGTCCCAAGTTATTATGAATGCGATGATTACCATGCCTATGTTTATAAAAATCAGTATTATTTTGGTACAGAGTTCTATGTTGCTCCTATCACTAAACCAATGAATAAAGATATTCAATATTCCCTTCATAATGTTTGGTTACCAAAAGGAAAATGGTATGATTTCTTTAATTATCAGGCATATGCTGGTGAGAAAGTATATCAATTACCTTATCAAGTAAATGATTATCCAGTATTCGCCAAAGCAGGAGCAATTATTCCATTATCAAACGATAAAGGAAATACTTATGATAATCCAAAAGATTTAGAAATAAAGATCTTTCCAGGAGAAAATAATACATTTACAATGTTTGAAGATGATTCAACTTCAAACGGCTATTTAAAAGGTGAATTTACGAAAACACAATTTGAACTAACATGTATAAAAAAATCAATGAATTTATCAATTATCTTTGATGAACATTATGAAAATTTTATTCAAGATAGAAACTATACCTTACATTTTGTGAATATAAATGATGATTTTACGATCAATTCGAATATATCATATGATTATCGTTATGAAGATCATCAATTATATCTAACATTTACAAAAGGTACAGATCAAATTAATTTTGAAATTGTACATGAGGATCAAATTGAATATAAACAAAAAATTGATATTAATCAATTGATTCATAAAGTATTGTTTGAAGCTGAAGTAGATATGTTATTTAAGGAACAAGTATATAGTGCAGTTTTATATTCTAAAGATGTAAATGAGCAGATCTCTAAGTTGATTTCAATAAGAAATAATGAAAATACTGAGTTTATTGATTTCGTTATCGCTATTTTAGTTAATTTAAATAATAATTAAGCAAATATCCTATAAGATAGACAATTATCTTATAGGATATTTTTTTATCAGCACCATTTCATTATTTGAATAAAAAAAGAAAAAAGATAAACATAGTATATTATCACTACAATATTTCCCAAATTATGGTAAAATAAAAAGATAAGGGGATTCTAAGTTAAAAATAAATTTTAACAAAATGATAGAAAACTAAGAAATGTAGGGGGATGATTTATTATGTCATTACCAATGTGTCAATATTGTTCTAATGAATTTACGTGGAAAATAATTATAAAAACGATATGGTGGAATAAACCAGTTTTATGTGTTAAATGTCATACTATGCATAAAATTACTTTTCCATCAAGAATGTTTTTATCTTTTTTTACGTTTTTACCAATCTATATATTTATATATTTTTATTGGAACTATTTTATTCCTAATTTAAATGCAATTTGTTTTGTATGGCTTTTCACCATTCTACTAGCCTTTATTTTAATGTGGAATACTGTATCTATATTTATTTCACCGTTTTATGTTAAATATAAAATAATAAGCAAGAATTGATGGATAGTAGTTATTTGATAATTAGTATTATGGGTAATCAAAATTGGTTTACATTTATTTGTTAACCCTAATTCACTTAAGGTATATAGACTTGACTATGTATAGATGTAATAAAATATGTTTTAATAGTTATTATTACAAATTCATTATAAGATAATTTAAAATAGATATTTGAGAGGGGATATAAATGATAAATTTAATAATTGATATGTTACTTATCTACTTAATTCAATTAGGTGGCGCATTATTCTATGCTCACTTAACCAAAATAAAAGTTTTTAATCCAATATTTATTGGCTGTGAAGTTTTTATCACAATAATATTTATAGGACTATTGGTTTATAACCTATTCAAAAAGTTACCTTCATACGCAATAGAACATTTTAGGAATAAATGTTTTTTAATATTCCTATTTGTATCTTTTATTCCGTTATTTTCTAATATATATATGAATTATAGAGTGGTTAATATTAATTCAATTGATGATTTTATGAAAATTAAATGGAATACACATGGGAAATATATTTTAAATAAAGATTTAGATTTTAAGGATTATTCAAATGATGAAGGATTTGTTATTGAATCATTTAGTGGAACATTAGATGGAAATGGGAAATCAGTAAATAATTTGAAGTTGCCTTTATTTAAAAATCATCAAGGTACCGTTAAAGATTTATACCTCGAAGATGTGAATATTAAATCTAGTGGGTCATTTGCATTTTATAATTCTGGAAAAATAAAAAATGTTCATGTAAGTGGAAAAATTGAAGGTGGATTTTGGGTTGGTGGATTAGTTATGGTTAATAACTCGACTATTGAATATTCTTCATTCAATGGAAGTATTATAGGTGATTATGTAGTTGGTGGACTAGTAGCTTTTAACAATTCAATGATAAAATCAAGTTATGCCCAAGGAGAAATTAGTGGCAACTTTAAAGTAGGAGGGATTGCTGGTCAGTTGGGTGAGGAAGCAATAATAAAAGATTGTTATACAAAACAAGAAATTAGTGGTAAGAAAATAATAGGTGGGATTGCTGGAGCAATTGATGATGGAGGTATTATAAAGACATCTTTTGTATTAGGTAATATAACAGGTGATGAAGTTATAGGTGTATTATCTGTTGATGATAAAAGAGCTTTTAAAAGTTTTATAGTAGGTGAAATACATTGCGATTCTTATATAGTCGAGTCAAATATTTTTTATTTATCGACTACTTACAATGAGGTAGAAAATGAACAGAGTATTAATTCTAAGATAATGACAAAAGAGTGGTTCATAAATATATTGAAATTTGATGAAACCATTTGGGACTTTTCTCCACTAAAAAATAATGAAGCACCTATTTTAAAAGGTATTACTGATCAACCTCGGGTTAAGCTTAATTAATATATTATAATAAATACTAAAATACCACCATCATTAACTGATACTGGAATTTCAGAAATTAACATAAAAATTTATGTCCCATCTAATTATGTTATTCTTTATAAAACTGAATGGCCACAGTATGCTAGTATTATTTATCCAATTCAATAATTGATTTGAAATGATTACTTTATAATTACATTTTTAGGGTAGAATGAAAACATGAGTAATATAATAATCATTTTATAATTCTAGATTAAATTTTCAAGAATATAAATTTAAAATCCTCAACTAAGATAATCTAATTGAGGATTTTTTTTCATTCTCGTAATGTCACTACGCCTACTTAAGAATAGTAATGATAGTAGAATTTAAACCAAGATATTTGTATTTTTTAATCCAAATTTGTCAAATTATGGTAGAAATTGTCAAACTTTTCATTTATAATTGAAAGTATAATTCATTATGAGGAGGATTTGATGGAGGAGAAGAAGAAATTTAAGCTTAAAACCCTATTTTTTATGATACGAAGTATTTTAAATGCTTCACCTATCCTTTTTCCACTGATGGTCATACTGAGTATTATTTCTATAGGGATTTCAGCATATGCACTCTTTGTTTTAAAAGATGCTACAAATGCGGTAGTTGATTTAGTAAGATTAAATACGACATTCAATCAAGTTATATTTTTTGTATTGTTGTATTTACTGATTGAAATACTTTTCAATCAATTTCTACAATATATCTCTGATATTACTGAAAGACATTATTATAAGCAAGCAGACAGATATTTTAGAACAGTATTATTGTATAAACTAGGCAAATTACCTCAAGTAAATATGTATGATAGTGAGGTCTATAATAAATATCAATATACATACACCTATTTATACATGTTTCAACAACTTCCTTGGCATTTAATACGTTTTTTAATTAATTTTTCATTATCCAAACTTCTTTATTTAGGGATTATATTTTCCTTTAATCCAATAGTTGGATTATATTGTACGTTTTTATTTGCGATAAACATTATGACAAGTATATTTGTGACAAGTAAGCAAGCAGAGGTTGATAAGGAACAAGTCTTACCAACTAGAACTAAAAATTATTACCATTCTTTAGTATCAACTAAAGCAACAATCAAAGAAACTAAAATTAATCGGTTAGAATCTTATTTTTTTAAGCGATTTAAAGAACTTTATTTATCTGTTAGAAATGCTCACTTTAAAGTGAATAAAACTGATACTTGGATCAATCAAATCATTAGTACGTTTAATTTTCTTTTTAATAATGGATTAACCTTTTTACTGTTATACATGGTTTTTAAAGATAAGATTAATATTGGTGAAGTGACATTGATTCAAGCAGCAGGGACTTCTTTAATTTATGCTGCTTGGCAATTTAAACGTCCAACTAAATATATTGTTCAATTTGTTAAATATGCACCAACCATGTTAGAAATGTTGTATCCTTTAACTAAAGAAGAAAGAAAGGATATGAAAGAAAAAGATTATCCTCCATTTGAATTAAAATATGGGGAATTAAAAAATATTGTTTTAGATAATGTTAGTTATCAATATCCATCGAGTGAAGAAAATGTGGTTAAAAGTATTTCTTTGTCAGTTAATCAAGGTGAAGTGATTTCTATTTTAGGTTACAACGGTAGTGGTAAAACAACAACATGTAAATTAATTAGTGGAATTTTAACACCTACAGAAGGTAAGGTATACTTTAATAATCAAGATATTGAAACATTAGATAAAGATGACTATTACAATTATTTTGGAATTGGCTTTCAAGATTATGCAAAATACAGTTTATCGTTAAAAGATAACATAGGTTTTGGAAGAATTGAGGATTTAGATAATAAAGATATGCTTGAATCTGCCGTTAAGAAAACGAATCTTACGAATATTATTGATAAACTTCCAAATGGTATCGACACATTTTTGGGGAAAGAGTATGACCATCAAGGGCAAGACTTGAGTGGTGGACAGTGGCAAAGA from Mycoplasmatota bacterium carries:
- a CDS encoding ABC transporter ATP-binding protein; this translates as MEEKKKFKLKTLFFMIRSILNASPILFPLMVILSIISIGISAYALFVLKDATNAVVDLVRLNTTFNQVIFFVLLYLLIEILFNQFLQYISDITERHYYKQADRYFRTVLLYKLGKLPQVNMYDSEVYNKYQYTYTYLYMFQQLPWHLIRFLINFSLSKLLYLGIIFSFNPIVGLYCTFLFAINIMTSIFVTSKQAEVDKEQVLPTRTKNYYHSLVSTKATIKETKINRLESYFFKRFKELYLSVRNAHFKVNKTDTWINQIISTFNFLFNNGLTFLLLYMVFKDKINIGEVTLIQAAGTSLIYAAWQFKRPTKYIVQFVKYAPTMLEMLYPLTKEERKDMKEKDYPPFELKYGELKNIVLDNVSYQYPSSEENVVKSISLSVNQGEVISILGYNGSGKTTTCKLISGILTPTEGKVYFNNQDIETLDKDDYYNYFGIGFQDYAKYSLSLKDNIGFGRIEDLDNKDMLESAVKKTNLTNIIDKLPNGIDTFLGKEYDHQGQDLSGGQWQRIILARAYMGSPEILILDEPTASIDPFEEERMLDEFRLALENKTAILISHRISFARLADKIVMMKEGEIVEMGSHEELILKKGYYYELFSSQQELYQSELTI
- the bglX gene encoding beta-glucosidase BglX, whose protein sequence is MRSIKRDPLPKRTNEEINQLVNDLMSKMTLKEKIGQLYQTTHDGAAITGPSYDASQNKKLINEGLIGSFLGLYDNMEIYRLQKEAVENTRLGIPLFFANDIIHGCRTSFPHNLAMACSWDPKLIEEASSVAAYESSHSGINMTFSPMLDIVRDPRWGRVMESFGEDPYLGQLYARAYVDGYQQDDLTSYDSVGACAKHFVGYGQIEGGRDYNTVDMSERVLRQFYLPPFEAAVDAGCEAVMSSFNVYDSVPATANKFLLRTVLKEGMNFSGFIISDYTSSGEIINHKIASDMKEVAKKCIEAGLDHEMVSNSYINHLETLVNEGSISESLIDDSCRRMLTFKYKIGLFDNPYKNIYLNFEDYWLKDEDRQKAKEVALNSVVLLKNEKVLPLKTKKIALIGPLAKSNQVIGPWCGKARDEDCVSLYDGLKRKFGDAIEINYSLGVDYNSHDESLFNEAIEAAKLSDVIVLAMGEQQWMSGEAQSRASIEVPGGQLKLLKELRKLGKEIVFVLFTGRPLDLREVEKNSDAIVCAWFLGNESGNALADILYGDYNPSGKLTMSFPYVVGQIPIYYNHLNTGRPYVPEDFYRSKYSDIPNNPLYPFGYGLSYTEFSYTNISFNQEEDEVSVHFTITNEGDFDGVDIPQVYIEAKSFSVSRPVNELKGFKKVFLKAGESKEIIIKVKKKEFAYYNIEMKKAVESGEYLVKLARNAEDIVSTKTISFREEIK
- a CDS encoding cellobiose phosphorylase, encoding MKLGKDIKTIEVKKDGITFRLLESGDILSINKDNIQLNQYRGNYIDGTVTNIYLRVKKNNQYKYTPLIGVKSPSEFKTSDNEVIYQGVFEEIKYQLKLTVFNASWFYQITLKNQTNEKKIVDVFYGQDVNLAPAGGNEAYISQYIDHQVFDNENGFVVCSRQNMFQPAYLQIGSMTKNIAYATDGFQFFGKGFKTKRQPAALNQKELSSQVYQYEFAYTCLQSESIDLIDEENIVFYGLYKDDHKEAVTQIEYTEEVLNDYHQLTTNDFIGNFSKVSLSIDVDDVINGCDLQLEEVNTLFPNRYHEECDEGLLSFYLNNKSHVVLKRKEQLVERPHGHILLNGNVNEIKDNVYSTTNFMYGIFNSQIVCGNTSFNKMISNARNALNLLKTSGQRIYVKLNGCYQILNMPSAYEMGLNYTKWYYKLSNEMIIVTVYTNFNGQTIVMDIESTNQHDFMITNHMVMGVDEYAHQIEYLKEGNSLTFKVDSDTFTANQYPNLTFKLESTQDFTVVHDEIFYEDKLDRCEPLVNLLFNQTKKISLQIKGDVHGQIDDNKVSDLSSELTQFINYYQENVNHFNISINNESSQEIDKFNYLIYWYTHNALIHYASPHGLEQYGGAAWGTRDVCQGPFEYFLATQKFSICKAILKKVYAHQFLENGDWPQWFMFDKYSNVQASESHGDIIVWPLRSLALYLKATSDYSILDEEMPYVTLKNMTFTEEKETLLSHVKKQIEHMTDNLIQNTHLSIYGDGDWDDTLQPANPELRKNMVSGWTTALTYEAFHLLSEYLNEENLELKQLLKELSIKIKEDYLAYVIKDKVPAGFLLFDQDKIKYIVHPEDKKTGVKYRLLPINRCFISGLFDKEDVNHYFELVKEHLYHPDGVRLMDTTVNYQGGVNTYFKRAEQAANFGREIGLQYVHAHIRFVEAMAKIGYKDEVYKGLMRINPINIQKHVPNAEIRQSNCYFSSSDAKFNNRYEAMKNFDKLRTGDVAVKGGWRVYSSGPGIYLYQLICNFLGIRIEQGDLLLDPQIPTYLNGLTFQYRYMNKIINFHYQMKENQKINQITINGNEVKFSNIVNPYRVGGAIIKKEVLEKYLTEDINKINIML
- a CDS encoding DUF5110 domain-containing protein — encoded protein: MNQYILKQFEMKTNPQGNIENIIQGNNYRFTLLNHKVIRMEYSQNNQFEDRASQVVLNRFFPKVDFKLVETDTRLEIITDDFHLYYQKGKAFNKDTLKIRLLENNEYYQFGIKDNNNLLSTSRTLDGVDGKMELEEGLISRSGYAVIDDSKTLLFNEDSWVEPRQNDNLDFYYFGYGHNYKACIQFFHEMSGKTPLLPRYVFGNWWSRYYEYTEDSLKGLIESFEKNDIPLSVCVIDMDWHVTDIPKELGNGWTGYTWNNNLFPNPKGMLDYLKNKNLKVTLNLHPALGIRAHEDCYNDVTEFMGVDPKTNEAIEFDCADPKFMNAYFNLVHHPHETMGVDFWWIDWQQGETTKIEGLDPLWMLNHTHYLDITRNNNRSIIFSRWAKLGSHRYPIGFSGDTLVTWDSLDFQPYFTANAANIGYSYWSHDIGGHFLGKEEAELYTRWVQFGVFSPVFRLHSSKNPFTRREPWNWNEKTFKIVKDFMQLRHKLVPYLYTMSYRNYEENLPMIVPSYYECDDYHAYVYKNQYYFGTEFYVAPITKPMNKDIQYSLHNVWLPKGKWYDFFNYQAYAGEKVYQLPYQVNDYPVFAKAGAIIPLSNDKGNTYDNPKDLEIKIFPGENNTFTMFEDDSTSNGYLKGEFTKTQFELTCIKKSMNLSIIFDEHYENFIQDRNYTLHFVNINDDFTINSNISYDYRYEDHQLYLTFTKGTDQINFEIVHEDQIEYKQKIDINQLIHKVLFEAEVDMLFKEQVYSAVLYSKDVNEQISKLISIRNNENTEFIDFVIAILVNLNNN